One genomic window of Paenibacillus xylanilyticus includes the following:
- the eis gene encoding GNAT family N-acetyltransferase translates to MDIRKLTTDDFEACMTLSEYAFQFELNEEQVEKRRKEFNSHNVLGVYEDVQVGAKLHIIPFQTYIQGRSFAMGGIAGVATWPEYRRKGWVAGLLKSALEEMNRNKQSISFLHPFSFAFYRKYGWETYVEFKNYKLSTDQLPAKKPTSGTLRRGNPELSVLKEVYDTYAERYNGTLTRNDAWWENSVYAKKGSQRAVYYDEAGLPQGYVLYEVKERKFTIGELVHLNEEARQGLWMFIANHDSMIDEVTLKAPANDTLAFQLDSPRIQQEVTPYFMARIVSVEQFISQYPFASQDSPVQIQLEVEDAHAPWNEGVWELNVAMNGTASIWKKGELTTEDQPVQHIRLNIQSLTAVLMGYRRPAEMARIDRIQGSEEDIQALEKAIPIRQTYLMDFF, encoded by the coding sequence ATGGATATTCGTAAACTAACCACTGATGATTTTGAAGCATGTATGACGCTTTCGGAGTACGCTTTTCAGTTTGAATTAAACGAGGAACAGGTTGAAAAGCGCCGTAAGGAGTTCAACTCACACAATGTATTGGGAGTATATGAGGATGTACAAGTTGGAGCGAAGCTTCATATCATTCCTTTTCAAACTTATATTCAAGGTCGATCATTTGCGATGGGCGGTATTGCAGGTGTGGCAACATGGCCGGAATACCGGCGCAAAGGTTGGGTAGCAGGGCTGCTTAAATCTGCACTCGAAGAGATGAATCGGAATAAACAAAGTATTTCCTTCCTGCATCCGTTCTCGTTTGCTTTTTATCGGAAATATGGATGGGAGACTTATGTAGAGTTTAAAAATTACAAGCTGTCTACCGATCAATTACCTGCGAAGAAGCCAACTTCAGGTACTCTCCGGCGGGGCAATCCAGAGCTTTCGGTGCTGAAAGAGGTATATGACACGTATGCAGAACGTTATAACGGAACCTTAACCCGGAATGATGCCTGGTGGGAAAATTCAGTTTATGCTAAGAAAGGTAGCCAGCGGGCTGTTTACTATGATGAAGCAGGACTGCCTCAAGGCTACGTTCTTTATGAGGTTAAGGAAAGAAAATTTACCATCGGTGAGTTGGTTCATCTAAATGAAGAGGCAAGACAAGGGTTATGGATGTTTATTGCCAACCATGACTCGATGATTGATGAAGTGACGTTAAAAGCGCCTGCGAACGATACACTGGCCTTTCAACTGGATAGTCCGCGCATTCAGCAGGAGGTTACCCCATACTTTATGGCGAGAATCGTTAGTGTGGAGCAGTTCATTTCGCAGTATCCTTTTGCAAGCCAAGACTCTCCGGTACAGATTCAGCTTGAGGTAGAAGATGCACATGCTCCGTGGAATGAAGGGGTATGGGAATTGAACGTGGCTATGAACGGAACAGCTTCCATCTGGAAAAAGGGGGAGCTTACGACGGAAGATCAGCCTGTGCAGCATATCAGACTTAACATCCAATCGCTCACGGCAGTGTTGATGGGGTATCGCAGACCTGCTGAGATGGCCCGAATTGACAGGATTCAAGGCTCGGAAGAGGATATTCAGGCTTTGGAAAAAGCGATCCCTATTCGTCAAACCTACCTGATGGATTTCTTCTGA
- a CDS encoding molybdopterin-dependent oxidoreductase, translating to MEQWLKKLRKGYGKKLVSLHFWNAWIVVILAVTGLMLVGGFWRELLGIGRVWLKWLHIIVGLAMLAPVVYYLILASKHWKQLRNKPWQKVNTIIVLVLLIGWLISGIVLWQFKIAGPKWSNAALLTHDLLTWLGLPYIIYHSITRTKWLKDSTRRTVSATTSTKDIRGTADSLGTSGENTAAAAISTPRSDRTAATKSPEQPQKPEPVYTRRAFIRSAVGVGLAVTLGPTFVSWVGRNLSIDNSIDSMLENDPNRMSPLPQPAAASSPPIGGGAEGHFRVYTVTPIPSFSNENWSFRIDGLVERAQVWNWEQFVKLARTVQVSDFHCVTGWSVYKNTWEGIPLKHLLTQAGVKPGAHSVKFYSGDGVYTDAITMDQAQMDDIMVAVMHDGKPIPADLGGPVRLVIPQMYAYKSVKWLNRIELIDSEHIGYWEERGYDKDAWLTGAAQRIPNISS from the coding sequence TTGGAACAGTGGCTAAAAAAACTTCGCAAAGGGTATGGCAAGAAACTCGTGTCTCTCCACTTCTGGAATGCCTGGATCGTAGTTATTCTCGCCGTAACGGGACTTATGCTAGTCGGTGGATTCTGGCGTGAACTACTCGGTATTGGGCGCGTATGGCTAAAATGGCTGCATATTATTGTGGGATTGGCTATGTTAGCCCCTGTTGTTTATTACTTGATCCTGGCGAGTAAACACTGGAAACAGCTTCGGAACAAGCCTTGGCAAAAAGTAAATACGATTATCGTGCTTGTTCTGCTGATTGGTTGGTTAATCTCTGGCATTGTATTGTGGCAATTTAAAATCGCAGGACCAAAGTGGTCCAATGCAGCGTTACTAACTCATGATTTGTTAACCTGGCTGGGTCTGCCCTATATTATCTACCACTCCATTACCCGTACCAAATGGTTGAAAGATTCAACTCGCCGCACGGTGAGTGCTACCACATCAACGAAAGACATCCGCGGTACTGCTGATTCATTGGGTACATCTGGAGAAAATACAGCTGCTGCTGCAATTTCAACTCCTAGATCGGATCGTACCGCTGCGACAAAATCACCTGAGCAGCCCCAGAAACCCGAACCCGTGTATACACGGCGCGCGTTTATTCGGTCTGCTGTAGGTGTGGGATTAGCCGTTACCCTCGGCCCTACCTTTGTCTCCTGGGTGGGACGCAATCTCAGTATCGATAACAGCATCGACAGTATGCTGGAGAACGACCCCAATCGGATGAGTCCGCTGCCGCAACCTGCGGCTGCTTCTTCCCCTCCTATTGGAGGAGGAGCTGAAGGGCATTTCCGAGTGTACACGGTTACGCCCATCCCTTCCTTTTCGAATGAGAATTGGTCATTCCGGATTGATGGGCTTGTCGAACGGGCACAGGTCTGGAATTGGGAACAGTTCGTTAAGCTCGCGCGCACTGTACAGGTCAGTGATTTCCATTGTGTAACGGGCTGGTCCGTATACAAAAATACCTGGGAAGGCATTCCCCTTAAACATCTGCTAACCCAAGCTGGAGTGAAGCCCGGTGCGCACAGTGTCAAGTTTTACTCTGGAGATGGGGTATACACGGATGCCATTACGATGGATCAAGCACAGATGGATGATATCATGGTGGCTGTCATGCATGACGGCAAACCCATCCCGGCAGATCTCGGGGGTCCGGTACGACTTGTCATTCCCCAGATGTATGCCTATAAGTCGGTAAAATGGTTGAATCGCATTGAACTCATCGACAGCGAACATATTGGTTACTGGGAGGAACGAGGATATGACAAGGATGCGTGGCTTACTGGCGCAGCCCAGCGCATTCCCAATATCAGTTCCTAA
- the ligA gene encoding NAD-dependent DNA ligase LigA produces MDPMHRMEQLVTELNQHNYQYYTMDQPQISDKEYDLLYDELVTLEQESGMVLPDSPTQRVGGELLKGFTPHRHLSPLWSLDKAQNIEQLRSWNTRVLKLVNDYNSKNPGNPLPEPGYVIELKFDGLTLNLTYTNGELVQASTRGNGTVGEGILAQVRTIKSVPLRIPYTDGTIEVQGEGIMNLSVLNRYNETAAEPLKNARNAAAGALRNLNPKTTAERRLNAYFYNVGYSDDIEFANHQEMMDFLRENRFKVNPSITYFHEFDDVMEQLAAIQENRGQLDYLIDGAVIKITDMRTREVLGYTDKFPRWAVAYKFEAEETTTVLKSVDWNVGRTGKVTPLARVEPVELAGVTVSNCTLNNVGDIERKNLKFALGTRVFIRRSNDVIPEILGKVTEESDGEEIIYPEQCPACGFPLEQRGAHLFCNNKLACKPQTVARISHFASRDAMDIETFSEKTAIQLYDELSVREPADLYTLQFDDLVKLERFGEKKANNLLAALEHSKDRDLASFLYALGIPNTGKSTTRMLADHYRDLHAIMNATVEELVELPDVGGIVAESIVTFFADPFTQAAIEKMLELGVKAQAPEAPAVIVEDSFFSGKTVVLTGTLHQLTRDEATQRLEALGAKVTGSVSKKTDLVIAGEKAGSKLAKAHDLGIPTIEDEDELVRLLNQQG; encoded by the coding sequence ATGGACCCGATGCACCGGATGGAGCAACTCGTTACCGAGCTGAACCAGCATAATTATCAGTACTACACGATGGATCAGCCGCAGATCAGTGACAAGGAATATGATCTCCTGTATGACGAACTGGTTACCCTGGAACAGGAGAGCGGGATGGTTTTGCCTGATTCTCCAACCCAGCGTGTCGGTGGCGAACTGCTGAAGGGGTTTACCCCACATCGCCATCTGTCTCCATTGTGGAGCTTGGATAAAGCCCAAAACATTGAGCAGCTGCGGAGCTGGAATACTCGTGTACTGAAGCTCGTGAATGACTACAACAGTAAAAATCCAGGCAACCCTTTACCGGAACCTGGCTACGTTATTGAGTTGAAGTTTGATGGGCTCACCTTGAACCTGACATACACTAATGGTGAATTGGTACAGGCTTCTACTCGCGGGAACGGAACGGTTGGCGAAGGGATTTTGGCTCAGGTTAGAACGATCAAATCCGTCCCGCTCCGAATTCCGTATACCGACGGTACAATTGAAGTACAAGGCGAAGGCATCATGAATCTATCCGTTCTGAACCGGTACAATGAAACAGCAGCAGAGCCACTTAAAAACGCTCGTAACGCAGCAGCCGGAGCCCTGCGCAACCTGAATCCGAAAACGACGGCCGAGCGCAGACTCAATGCCTATTTTTACAATGTAGGATACTCGGATGACATTGAATTTGCCAATCATCAAGAGATGATGGATTTTCTGCGTGAGAACCGTTTCAAAGTGAACCCGTCGATTACGTACTTCCATGAATTTGATGATGTGATGGAACAGCTTGCCGCCATTCAGGAGAATCGGGGACAGCTGGACTACCTGATTGATGGGGCCGTTATCAAAATCACCGACATGCGCACTCGTGAAGTGCTGGGTTATACGGACAAGTTCCCACGTTGGGCTGTAGCCTACAAGTTCGAAGCAGAAGAGACCACTACTGTACTCAAATCCGTGGATTGGAATGTGGGCCGTACCGGCAAAGTAACTCCGCTGGCACGTGTGGAACCGGTCGAACTGGCGGGAGTAACGGTTTCGAACTGTACATTGAACAATGTGGGCGATATTGAGCGTAAAAATCTGAAGTTTGCCTTGGGCACGCGTGTCTTTATCCGCCGCTCCAATGACGTCATCCCTGAAATCCTGGGTAAAGTGACGGAAGAGAGTGATGGGGAAGAGATCATATATCCAGAGCAGTGTCCGGCTTGCGGATTCCCACTGGAGCAGCGCGGAGCGCATCTGTTCTGCAATAACAAATTGGCTTGTAAACCGCAGACTGTGGCCCGAATCTCCCATTTTGCTTCCCGTGATGCCATGGATATTGAGACATTCAGTGAAAAGACAGCGATTCAGCTGTATGATGAGCTCAGTGTGCGTGAGCCTGCTGATCTGTATACATTGCAATTTGATGATCTGGTGAAGCTGGAGCGGTTTGGTGAAAAGAAAGCCAATAACCTTCTTGCTGCGCTGGAGCATAGTAAGGATCGTGACCTTGCATCGTTCCTGTACGCGCTGGGCATTCCGAATACAGGTAAATCAACGACTCGTATGCTGGCCGACCATTATCGAGATCTGCACGCTATTATGAATGCAACCGTGGAAGAACTTGTTGAACTTCCAGACGTAGGCGGCATTGTCGCAGAGAGTATTGTAACGTTCTTCGCAGATCCGTTTACCCAGGCTGCCATCGAAAAGATGCTGGAATTGGGCGTGAAAGCACAGGCACCTGAGGCACCAGCAGTGATCGTCGAAGACTCCTTCTTTAGTGGTAAAACGGTCGTGCTGACCGGAACACTGCATCAACTGACACGTGACGAGGCAACGCAAAGACTGGAAGCGCTCGGAGCGAAAGTCACTGGCAGTGTCTCGAAAAAGACAGATCTTGTCATTGCTGGAGAGAAGGCGGGCAGCAAGCTGGCCAAAGCGCATGATCTGGGCATCCCAACCATTGAGGATGAGGATGAACTCGTTCGTCTTTTGAATCAGCAGGGCTAA
- the pcrA gene encoding DNA helicase PcrA — MQPVNIHDAVARLNTPQRQAVEATDGPLLIMAGAGSGKTRVLTHRIAYLIATRKTPPWGILAITFTNKAAREMQDRVSQLVGGSQGRDIWVSTFHSMCVRILRRDIERIGFTSNFSILDSSDQLSVIRSCMKDQNIDTKKFEPKAVQAMMSTAKNELIGPDQYEKQAGDYFEGIVAKVYKMYQKRLRANNSLDFDDLIMATIQLFKEVPEVLDFYQKKFQYIHVDEYQDTNRAQYMLCRMLADSHHRICVVGDSDQSIYRWRGADISNILNFEKDYPEAQTILLEQNYRSTSNILNAANEVIGLNSGRKPKKLWTDKEGGSKIKVYRADSEHDEGYFVTSEISKNVKNGKSYQNHAILYRTNAQSRVIEEILIKSDIPYQIVGGIKFYDRKEIKDILAYLRLLSNPDDDISLTRIINVPKRSIGDTTVAKLAAAAGERGVSIFRVLQVVDDLGFAGRTRNALVEFYDMIAALHQMVEYLSVTELTEKILEMSQYRLEMQNENTLESRARLENIEEFLSVTMEFEKNNEDKTLVSFLTDLALIADIDSMNDDEEDQSDAVTLMTMHSAKGLEFPVVFIVGMEEGVFPHSRAFMDNEELEEERRLAYVGITRAEEQLFLSCAQMRTLFGRTTANPPSRFLDEIPDELKEDTSIARDRYRRGANAGGSYGGRGLGSSGGSNFGGGSAAKLFEQQSRSGSSATSSTPTSRVTTSTSRPTYATPSSASKPAASNSEAGFKAGDKVQHGKWGTGTIVAVKGTGNDTELQIAFPAPVGVKRLLAGFAPITKVE; from the coding sequence ATGCAACCTGTAAATATACATGATGCCGTGGCACGGCTTAACACCCCTCAGCGGCAAGCCGTCGAGGCAACCGATGGACCGTTACTGATTATGGCCGGAGCGGGCAGTGGTAAGACCCGGGTGCTGACACACCGGATTGCTTACCTTATCGCAACACGCAAGACACCTCCTTGGGGAATTTTGGCGATCACCTTTACGAACAAAGCTGCTCGTGAGATGCAGGACCGGGTATCCCAGCTCGTTGGCGGCTCCCAAGGCCGCGACATTTGGGTATCTACATTCCACTCCATGTGCGTGCGCATCCTGCGACGTGACATTGAACGCATTGGTTTTACTTCGAACTTCAGTATCTTGGACTCATCCGACCAGTTATCCGTTATTCGCAGTTGTATGAAAGACCAGAATATCGACACCAAGAAGTTCGAGCCCAAAGCCGTTCAGGCAATGATGAGTACCGCAAAAAATGAACTGATCGGCCCTGACCAGTATGAGAAGCAGGCTGGCGACTATTTTGAAGGCATTGTGGCGAAGGTATATAAAATGTACCAGAAACGTCTGAGAGCCAACAATTCGCTCGACTTCGACGATCTCATTATGGCAACCATTCAACTGTTCAAAGAAGTGCCGGAAGTCCTCGACTTTTACCAAAAGAAATTCCAATACATCCATGTCGATGAGTATCAGGATACGAACCGTGCGCAATATATGCTGTGCCGCATGCTGGCTGACAGTCATCACCGGATCTGCGTCGTGGGGGATAGTGACCAATCGATCTATCGCTGGCGTGGAGCAGATATCAGCAATATCCTGAACTTTGAGAAGGACTATCCAGAGGCACAGACCATCTTGCTGGAACAGAATTACCGTTCGACGTCCAACATTCTGAATGCAGCGAATGAGGTCATTGGCCTGAACTCCGGACGTAAGCCGAAGAAGCTGTGGACGGACAAGGAGGGCGGTTCGAAGATCAAGGTATACCGTGCGGACTCCGAGCATGATGAGGGGTATTTTGTTACCTCTGAGATTAGTAAAAACGTGAAGAACGGCAAATCCTATCAAAACCATGCCATTTTGTACCGTACCAACGCCCAGTCGCGGGTAATAGAGGAAATTCTGATCAAGTCTGATATTCCGTATCAGATTGTCGGCGGCATCAAGTTCTACGATCGTAAAGAGATCAAGGACATCTTGGCGTATCTACGCCTGCTGTCTAACCCTGATGACGATATCAGCCTCACCCGGATCATTAATGTGCCTAAACGCAGCATCGGAGATACAACGGTGGCGAAGCTGGCAGCTGCAGCAGGAGAACGTGGAGTTTCCATATTCCGTGTGCTTCAGGTTGTGGATGATCTCGGCTTTGCGGGCCGTACGCGGAACGCGCTGGTGGAGTTCTACGACATGATTGCCGCACTGCATCAGATGGTAGAGTACCTGTCTGTAACAGAGCTGACCGAGAAGATTCTGGAGATGAGTCAGTATCGGCTTGAGATGCAGAACGAAAATACACTTGAATCCCGTGCACGTCTGGAAAACATTGAAGAGTTCCTTTCCGTGACCATGGAATTTGAGAAAAATAATGAAGACAAAACGCTCGTCTCGTTCCTCACCGATCTGGCACTCATTGCAGATATCGACAGCATGAACGATGATGAAGAGGATCAGAGCGACGCGGTTACTCTAATGACGATGCACAGTGCCAAAGGTCTGGAATTCCCTGTTGTGTTCATCGTGGGTATGGAGGAAGGCGTCTTCCCGCACAGCCGGGCCTTTATGGATAATGAAGAGCTGGAGGAAGAACGCAGACTTGCTTATGTAGGGATTACGCGTGCAGAAGAACAGCTCTTCCTGTCTTGTGCCCAGATGCGTACCTTGTTTGGACGCACAACGGCGAACCCGCCTTCGCGCTTCCTGGATGAAATTCCGGATGAGCTCAAAGAGGATACTTCCATTGCCCGTGACCGTTACCGTCGTGGTGCCAATGCAGGTGGTTCTTATGGCGGACGTGGGCTGGGCTCCAGTGGCGGAAGTAACTTTGGTGGTGGAAGTGCGGCCAAGCTCTTTGAACAGCAGAGCAGAAGTGGCTCCTCGGCTACTTCGTCCACGCCAACTTCTCGCGTGACCACAAGTACTTCGCGTCCAACATATGCTACGCCATCATCTGCCTCCAAGCCCGCAGCTTCGAATAGTGAAGCAGGCTTCAAAGCAGGAGATAAAGTGCAGCATGGCAAGTGGGGTACGGGTACCATTGTAGCGGTAAAAGGTACCGGCAATGACACGGAACTGCAAATTGCCTTCCCGGCTCCGGTCGGTGTGAAACGCCTGCTCGCCGGTTTTGCACCAATTACCAAAGTAGAATAA
- a CDS encoding heptaprenylglyceryl phosphate synthase produces the protein MIDMIKQWRHVFKLDPDREITDEALDLVCMSGTDAIIVGGSSGITYDNTVDLMSRVRRYELPCVLEVSDLEAVVPGFDGYLIPMVLNATDSKWMIGHHQQAIERFGYLIPWDLLIAEGYIVLNADSTVARLTGADTELTTGAAVAYVQAAERLLNLPIVYMEYSGTFGDMELVGETYRQLDRAHLIYGGGIDNPDKAAQASEVADTVVVGNIVYSDLKKALETVQAVKGTV, from the coding sequence TTGATAGACATGATTAAGCAGTGGAGACACGTATTTAAGCTCGACCCAGACCGGGAAATCACGGATGAAGCACTCGATCTGGTATGTATGTCGGGGACCGATGCTATTATCGTCGGGGGCTCTTCGGGAATCACCTATGATAACACGGTAGACCTGATGTCCCGCGTGCGTCGCTACGAGCTGCCCTGTGTGCTGGAAGTATCCGATCTGGAGGCGGTTGTGCCTGGTTTTGACGGATATCTGATCCCGATGGTGCTGAATGCTACGGATAGCAAATGGATGATTGGGCACCACCAACAGGCCATCGAACGTTTTGGTTACCTCATACCGTGGGATCTGCTAATTGCCGAGGGGTATATCGTGCTGAATGCTGACTCCACCGTAGCGCGTTTGACCGGAGCAGATACAGAGCTGACGACTGGTGCGGCGGTGGCGTATGTCCAAGCTGCAGAGCGGCTGCTCAATCTTCCTATCGTATACATGGAGTACAGCGGAACGTTTGGCGATATGGAGCTGGTCGGCGAGACGTATAGACAACTGGATCGCGCACATCTCATTTATGGCGGGGGAATTGATAATCCCGATAAAGCAGCACAAGCTTCCGAAGTTGCAGACACCGTCGTCGTGGGTAACATTGTGTACAGCGATTTGAAGAAGGCACTTGAGACGGTACAAGCTGTAAAAGGAACCGTTTAA
- a CDS encoding phosphatidylinositol-specific phospholipase C/glycerophosphodiester phosphodiesterase family protein, translating into MKRIAAVITLLIVTVGTLFFAYESQSEEQRDGFTAYRLIAHAMGSIRDQPYTNAYEAMIANYEKGTRVFEIDFMLTSDRVAVARHEWTANMSKLLGQEEELPEDKQAGALTHDEFMNTPILGIYQPMDADGIINVLSQYPDMYIVTDTKEQKDEDIQQVLSSLVNAAKKKDPSVLDRIVVQIYNEPMLETVKEIYAFPSIIYTLYATKDTEEQVVDFVKKNDIDAVTMPEYKVNQNFVAKLKKAGAVTYVHTINDTDQVANYEKWGVYGVYSDVLTEEELDQMNTRFAWKP; encoded by the coding sequence ATGAAACGAATCGCTGCAGTCATTACACTACTGATTGTTACCGTGGGGACCCTGTTTTTTGCCTATGAGAGTCAAAGTGAGGAACAGCGCGATGGATTTACAGCCTACCGACTGATTGCTCACGCCATGGGCAGTATCCGTGATCAGCCTTATACCAACGCTTATGAAGCGATGATTGCCAATTATGAGAAAGGCACTAGAGTATTTGAGATCGACTTCATGCTCACCTCCGATCGCGTAGCCGTAGCCAGACATGAATGGACTGCCAATATGAGCAAACTGCTGGGACAGGAAGAGGAGCTTCCTGAAGACAAACAGGCTGGGGCACTTACGCACGATGAATTTATGAACACCCCAATTTTGGGCATCTACCAACCCATGGACGCGGATGGCATCATTAATGTACTGTCGCAATATCCCGATATGTATATCGTAACGGATACGAAGGAGCAGAAAGATGAGGATATTCAGCAGGTGCTATCTTCTCTCGTCAACGCTGCCAAAAAGAAAGATCCATCTGTACTGGATCGCATCGTCGTGCAGATTTATAATGAGCCCATGCTGGAAACCGTGAAAGAAATCTATGCGTTCCCGTCCATTATCTATACCCTCTATGCAACGAAGGATACCGAAGAACAGGTCGTTGATTTTGTGAAAAAGAATGATATTGATGCCGTAACCATGCCGGAATATAAAGTGAATCAGAATTTCGTCGCCAAGTTGAAGAAGGCCGGCGCTGTTACTTACGTGCATACCATCAATGACACCGACCAGGTGGCGAACTATGAAAAGTGGGGCGTATATGGCGTCTATTCAGATGTGCTGACGGAAGAAGAGCTGGATCAGATGAATACACGTTTTGCCTGGAAGCCATAG
- a CDS encoding undecaprenyl-phosphate glucose phosphotransferase, which yields MIRRNQQFLTQLYIAADFMVIQFSFLVAWWMKFESELLINHGSLPIEKYFAWSLVYGGLSVFAGVLSSLYMPKRKKRFVDEFMKLIQVHGIAFFMLMSLMFFFKEVDISRAYLAMYMIGNVAFTLIYRYIVKLQLRRLRKKGFNRQFVLILGAGSLGKRFYNNLRSYPDLGYEVYGFLDDHRHWDHEEEQHYRPIMGHIDQLEEILSTHMIDEVILALPLDAHDKYPHIIEVCEKAGVRTLIIPDFFDYLPARPHFDNFAGMPMINVRDIPLDMAVNRLMKRAFDILFSLVAIILTSPVMVIVALGVRLTSPGPVIFKQERVGLNRRNFMMFKFRSMKVIPEGVVDTGWSTKDDPRRTAFGTFIRRTSLDELPQFFNVLLGHMSVVGPRPERPYYVNQFRDEIPKYMIKHHVRPGITGLAQSKGLRGDTSIEDRIEQDIFYIENWSLLFDIKIIWETIRNGLKNAY from the coding sequence ATGATTCGTCGTAATCAGCAATTTTTGACTCAACTGTACATTGCGGCTGACTTCATGGTGATACAGTTTTCCTTTTTAGTGGCTTGGTGGATGAAGTTTGAAAGTGAACTACTAATCAACCATGGTTCGTTGCCAATTGAGAAGTACTTTGCATGGAGCTTAGTTTACGGGGGGCTTTCCGTCTTTGCGGGCGTGCTGTCTTCCCTTTATATGCCTAAGCGAAAAAAACGTTTTGTAGATGAATTCATGAAACTGATTCAAGTCCATGGCATTGCTTTTTTTATGCTGATGAGCTTAATGTTCTTCTTCAAGGAAGTCGACATTTCTCGTGCATATTTGGCCATGTACATGATTGGCAACGTTGCATTTACCCTAATTTACCGTTACATCGTTAAGCTTCAACTGCGAAGACTACGTAAAAAAGGTTTCAACCGTCAATTCGTATTAATCCTTGGAGCAGGTTCTTTAGGCAAACGATTCTATAATAACCTCCGAAGTTATCCTGACCTCGGGTACGAGGTATATGGTTTCCTTGACGATCATCGTCATTGGGATCATGAGGAGGAGCAGCACTACAGGCCGATTATGGGGCACATTGATCAGTTGGAAGAAATCCTGTCAACTCATATGATCGACGAAGTTATCCTTGCTCTTCCGCTGGATGCTCACGATAAATATCCGCATATTATTGAGGTGTGCGAGAAGGCCGGCGTACGGACGCTGATTATTCCAGACTTCTTCGATTATCTTCCGGCCCGTCCGCATTTCGATAACTTTGCTGGCATGCCGATGATTAACGTGCGTGATATCCCGCTGGATATGGCAGTAAACCGATTAATGAAGCGTGCATTCGATATTCTGTTCTCTCTCGTCGCCATCATCCTGACCTCCCCGGTAATGGTCATCGTTGCATTGGGTGTACGATTGACGTCGCCTGGACCGGTCATTTTCAAACAGGAACGTGTTGGACTTAATCGACGCAACTTCATGATGTTTAAATTCCGCTCCATGAAAGTCATTCCTGAAGGTGTAGTCGACACCGGTTGGTCCACGAAGGATGATCCGCGTCGAACGGCATTCGGTACATTTATTAGACGCACCAGTCTGGATGAGTTACCTCAATTCTTCAACGTGCTACTGGGTCATATGAGTGTAGTCGGCCCAAGGCCAGAACGTCCATACTACGTGAATCAATTCCGGGATGAAATACCGAAGTATATGATTAAACATCACGTCCGCCCAGGAATTACGGGATTGGCGCAGAGTAAAGGTTTAAGAGGAGATACGTCCATCGAAGATCGGATCGAACAGGACATTTTTTATATTGAAAACTGGTCTTTATTATTCGATATTAAAATCATCTGGGAAACCATTCGAAATGGTCTCAAGAATGCGTATTAG
- a CDS encoding glycosyltransferase family 2 protein has translation MDCLASVYESLTSFKYEIIVVDNASHDGSVEAIRGGYPDVRLIANRDNTGFAVANNQGMDIAKGRYILLLNSDTIVKKDTLHTMIYFMDRHPEMGASGCKVILPDGSLDKACKRGFPTPSASFYYAFGISRMFPNRPKFNQYQLGHLSPDDEYPVDCLVGAFMLVRRETIDQVGGLDETFFMYGEDIDWCYRIKEAGWGIYYYPRTYIVHYKGASARRKPMKIIYEFHRAMWVFHRKHYAKRYGMLTNTAVWLGISLKFSLSLISNKLFRSGPQKKSASGHKAAVHETSSEVKT, from the coding sequence ATGGACTGTCTCGCATCAGTGTATGAATCTCTCACTTCCTTTAAATATGAAATAATTGTTGTTGACAATGCATCGCATGATGGATCCGTGGAAGCGATCCGAGGGGGATATCCAGATGTTAGATTAATTGCTAACAGAGATAATACAGGTTTCGCTGTTGCAAATAACCAAGGTATGGACATTGCCAAGGGACGTTACATTTTATTGCTGAATTCCGATACCATCGTAAAGAAGGATACCCTCCATACCATGATCTATTTTATGGACCGCCATCCTGAGATGGGTGCATCCGGCTGTAAGGTGATTCTTCCTGATGGCTCCCTGGATAAAGCGTGCAAACGGGGATTTCCTACGCCATCGGCATCATTTTATTATGCATTCGGTATCTCACGTATGTTTCCGAATCGTCCAAAGTTTAACCAGTACCAATTAGGACATCTCAGCCCGGATGATGAGTATCCGGTAGACTGTCTTGTCGGCGCGTTCATGCTCGTGCGGCGTGAAACCATCGACCAAGTGGGGGGCTTGGATGAAACCTTCTTCATGTACGGTGAAGATATCGACTGGTGTTACCGCATCAAAGAAGCAGGCTGGGGCATTTATTACTACCCGCGTACATATATTGTGCACTACAAGGGTGCGAGTGCCCGGCGTAAACCTATGAAAATCATTTATGAGTTTCATAGAGCGATGTGGGTTTTCCACCGTAAACATTATGCCAAGCGCTATGGTATGTTGACCAACACAGCCGTATGGCTCGGTATCTCATTAAAATTCTCATTGTCTCTGATCAGCAACAAACTATTTCGGTCGGGTCCACAAAAAAAATCAGCATCCGGCCACAAGGCAGCAGTTCATGAGACATCTTCCGAGGTGAAAACATGA